A genomic stretch from Methanomassiliicoccales archaeon includes:
- a CDS encoding PAS domain-containing protein has translation MGRVKSQDDAEAGVKEGKTAEDEGQTLDSAGAPERGSNDLKEIDSPHGKRLDDRCCISSLDMFASLVRDHGDFFSNILENLPLVIYSAKADDLCTTTFVGDQVLGLTGYTPQELLDDPDLWIYIIHEEDRSMVMAEIDEMRKQGKPSNLEYRIITKSGDIRHVRDRSMPVLDDRGRLIRFDGYMEDMTSEIVQRREVEKSEMMYRMLIEDIRDGVWAFDENIRVTFANNNMLEMLGYRLDEIIGKPGFMFADPDLIPEAEEHINKRRNGVQESFKFEFRRKDGTKLPVLVSASPIIGDDESFKGSILFIRDLTKEIETHEALEETRRRFELVQKAARIGSWDWNMNTDELVWSDQVEPIFGFEYGAFPGTFQAFMDRVHPEDRESLLAAIEECVHYGKEYIIEHRILLEDGTVKYVLEVGNVLRDGRGNPYRMVGIVKDISDKKQAEFEIRELNKELRRQTKNLQAINKELEAFSFSVSHDLKSPLRHIDGFSSLLEGYSEALDEKGRDYLSRIRSNVMRMDDLIDSLLKLSRIASQPLNWEKVDLTGLARDVAMRLEESDSRREVQFDIREGMEVWGDRNLLAVLLSNLIGNAWKFTSRRSKAEIEVGMMELENRTIFFIRDNGEGFDMQYSDKLFIPFQRIHSEKDFPGSGIGLSIVNRIINRHGGEIWFSSEVDKGTSVFFTFDVREPTIGS, from the coding sequence ATGGGCAGGGTCAAATCCCAGGATGATGCGGAAGCAGGGGTCAAGGAAGGAAAGACCGCTGAAGACGAGGGGCAAACCCTTGATTCAGCCGGGGCACCGGAAAGAGGTTCTAACGATCTCAAGGAGATTGATTCACCCCACGGAAAAAGGCTCGACGACAGGTGCTGCATCTCGAGTCTCGACATGTTCGCGAGTCTGGTGAGGGACCACGGAGACTTCTTCAGCAACATACTCGAGAACCTTCCACTGGTGATATACTCCGCCAAAGCGGACGACCTGTGCACCACCACCTTCGTGGGCGATCAGGTTCTCGGTCTGACCGGATACACCCCTCAGGAGCTGCTGGATGACCCCGATCTGTGGATATACATCATCCACGAGGAGGACCGGTCAATGGTGATGGCCGAGATAGACGAGATGAGGAAGCAGGGGAAGCCATCAAATCTGGAGTACAGGATAATCACCAAATCAGGGGACATTAGACATGTTAGGGACAGGAGCATGCCCGTACTGGATGACAGAGGGCGGCTGATCCGATTCGACGGCTACATGGAGGACATGACGTCCGAGATTGTGCAGAGGCGGGAGGTGGAGAAGAGCGAGATGATGTACAGGATGCTGATCGAGGATATCCGGGATGGAGTCTGGGCCTTCGATGAGAATATAAGGGTCACCTTCGCGAACAACAACATGCTGGAGATGCTCGGCTATCGATTGGACGAGATCATCGGGAAGCCGGGGTTCATGTTCGCGGATCCCGATCTGATTCCCGAGGCAGAGGAGCACATTAATAAGCGCAGGAATGGCGTCCAAGAATCATTCAAGTTCGAGTTCAGAAGAAAGGACGGAACCAAGCTTCCAGTTCTCGTCAGCGCGTCCCCCATAATTGGCGACGACGAGTCGTTCAAGGGCTCCATATTGTTCATACGGGACCTTACCAAGGAGATCGAGACCCATGAGGCGCTTGAGGAGACCAGGAGACGGTTCGAGCTGGTGCAAAAAGCAGCTCGTATAGGAAGCTGGGATTGGAACATGAATACCGACGAGCTCGTCTGGTCCGATCAGGTGGAGCCCATCTTTGGTTTCGAGTACGGGGCCTTTCCCGGTACCTTCCAGGCCTTCATGGACCGTGTCCATCCAGAGGACAGGGAGAGCCTCCTAGCCGCCATCGAGGAGTGTGTTCACTATGGGAAGGAGTACATCATTGAGCATCGTATCCTGCTCGAAGACGGAACGGTCAAGTATGTCCTCGAGGTAGGGAATGTCTTGAGGGACGGGAGAGGGAACCCCTATCGCATGGTTGGAATAGTCAAGGACATTTCTGACAAGAAGCAGGCCGAGTTTGAGATAAGAGAGCTCAACAAGGAGCTCAGGCGACAGACCAAGAACCTTCAGGCGATCAACAAAGAGCTTGAGGCATTCAGCTTTTCAGTCTCGCATGATTTAAAATCCCCCCTCAGACACATAGATGGATTCAGCAGCCTTCTGGAGGGGTACAGCGAGGCACTCGACGAGAAGGGCAGGGATTACCTGAGTCGCATACGGAGCAACGTTATGAGGATGGATGACCTGATCGACAGCCTGCTGAAGCTGTCCAGGATAGCCTCACAGCCGTTGAACTGGGAGAAGGTCGATCTGACCGGACTCGCCCGTGATGTTGCCATGAGGTTGGAGGAGTCCGATTCTCGGAGGGAGGTTCAGTTCGACATCCGCGAAGGGATGGAGGTCTGGGGGGACAGGAACCTGTTGGCCGTCCTTCTCTCCAATCTCATCGGGAACGCCTGGAAGTTCACGAGCAGGAGGTCGAAGGCGGAGATCGAGGTGGGCATGATGGAACTGGAGAATAGAACCATATTCTTCATCAGGGACAACGGGGAAGGGTTCGATATGCAGTATTCCGATAAGCTGTTCATCCCCTTCCAGAGGATTCACTCCGAGAAGGACTTTCCAGGATCGGGCATCGGCCTCAGTATCGTCAACAGGATAATCAATCGTCATGGAGGAGAGATCTGGTTCAGTTCCGAAGTGGATAAAGGAACATCAGTCTTCTTCACCTTCGATGTTCGCGAGCCCACTATAGGTTCCTAG
- a CDS encoding DUF835 domain-containing protein, translating into MKDTIKVLMVEDSEDDEILLIGEMEKGGYKNPIVKRVENKEDMRESLENEDWDLIISDFVLPSFDGLSALSLLKKIGKDIPFIIVSGKIGEDTAVEIMRAGAHDYIMKGNLARLNSAIHREMKEAEIRARTRKAEEELKLSHQMLQKRSEELELINKRLNDEIRDKEKAENEALEAKEFLGRVIDSASDLIVSFDRTFRIKIWNRSMEKLTSYTQKEVLNRTLDKLEVFDDPKKLKATINQVYKDKNSTNNDIVLKTKRGSKKIIDASASVIVGEKNEEIGVLFAGKDITPEAEAHGKLVLGMSYLVRDKDSLSSINLFNDLLRSEHTGLVVTRGNPETIRSVYASSDDLRIIMMSEEKLDDMETMDSLDKLVDVVDEFVSSNERPAILIDGVHYLLIKYQFRDFMEILFRISDLVAKSQATCLIRIDPEILDDGELAILENELILLPSQKIEGIIVRDETHDLLRFIFDQNQNNVMVSFKKVMSRFKISYVTAAKRVETLQQEGLAFTKREGKLRAIYITEKGKAFLHKRESI; encoded by the coding sequence ATGAAAGATACTATCAAGGTTCTGATGGTGGAGGATTCCGAGGATGACGAGATACTCCTGATCGGCGAAATGGAAAAGGGGGGGTACAAGAACCCAATCGTCAAGAGGGTGGAGAACAAGGAGGACATGAGGGAAAGCCTTGAGAACGAGGACTGGGATCTGATAATATCCGACTTCGTCCTGCCGTCCTTCGATGGCCTGTCGGCACTTTCACTGCTGAAAAAGATCGGCAAGGACATCCCATTCATAATAGTGTCTGGAAAGATCGGTGAGGACACTGCGGTCGAGATCATGAGGGCGGGTGCCCACGACTACATCATGAAGGGGAACTTGGCACGGTTGAACTCTGCAATCCACAGGGAGATGAAGGAGGCCGAGATCCGGGCCAGGACCAGGAAGGCTGAGGAAGAGCTGAAGCTGTCCCACCAGATGCTTCAGAAGCGGTCGGAAGAGTTGGAACTCATAAACAAGCGTCTCAACGACGAGATCAGGGATAAGGAGAAGGCTGAGAACGAGGCCCTCGAGGCCAAGGAGTTCCTAGGGCGGGTGATCGACTCCGCCTCGGATCTGATCGTGTCCTTCGATCGGACGTTCAGGATAAAGATCTGGAACCGATCTATGGAGAAACTCACATCCTACACTCAAAAGGAGGTCCTCAACCGAACCCTGGACAAGCTTGAAGTCTTCGATGATCCCAAGAAGCTGAAGGCGACGATCAATCAGGTCTACAAGGACAAGAACTCGACCAACAACGACATCGTGTTGAAGACCAAAAGAGGGTCAAAGAAGATCATCGACGCCTCGGCCTCGGTAATCGTGGGCGAGAAGAACGAGGAGATCGGCGTTCTCTTTGCTGGCAAGGACATCACACCAGAGGCCGAAGCCCACGGCAAGCTGGTCCTTGGCATGAGCTACCTGGTCAGGGACAAGGATTCCTTATCCTCCATCAACCTGTTCAACGATCTGCTCCGCTCGGAGCACACAGGTCTGGTGGTCACAAGGGGTAATCCGGAGACGATTCGTAGTGTGTACGCCTCATCCGACGATCTCAGGATCATCATGATGAGCGAGGAAAAGCTGGATGACATGGAGACAATGGATAGCCTGGACAAGCTGGTGGATGTCGTCGATGAATTCGTCTCGTCCAACGAACGCCCGGCGATCCTCATAGACGGTGTTCACTACCTGCTCATCAAGTATCAGTTCAGAGATTTCATGGAGATACTGTTCAGGATCTCGGACCTGGTGGCGAAATCCCAGGCCACATGCCTGATAAGGATCGATCCGGAGATACTGGACGATGGTGAGCTGGCCATCCTCGAGAACGAGCTGATTCTTCTCCCCAGTCAGAAGATCGAGGGGATCATAGTGAGGGACGAGACCCACGATCTCCTGAGATTCATTTTCGACCAGAACCAGAACAACGTGATGGTGTCGTTCAAGAAGGTGATGTCCAGGTTCAAGATCTCCTACGTGACTGCTGCGAAGAGGGTGGAGACGCTCCAGCAGGAGGGATTGGCCTTCACGAAGAGGGAGGGCAAGCTCAGGGCGATCTACATCACGGAGAAGGGAAAGGCATTCCTGCACAAGAGGGAGAGCATCTGA